The genome window CGGCTACGGCAGTCAGGGGCATGCGCATGCCCTCAACCTCCGCGATTCCGGTGTAGACGTGGTGGTGGGGCTGCGTCCTGGTAAGTCGTGGCACGCTGCCGAGAGCGACGGACATGTGGTGTTGCCTGTTGCTGAGGCCGCCGAACAGGCCGACATCATCATGATCCTGGTAAACGACGAGTATCAGGCGGCTCTTTATAAAGAGGCGATCGAGCCGCATCTCAAACCAGGAAATGCCCTTGCCTTCGGGCATGGTTTCAACATCCATTTTGGGCAGATCGTGCCGCCTGCCGATGTGGATGTGTTTATGGTGGCGCCAAAAGGGCCTGGGCATCTGGTGCGGCGCGTATTTACGGAAGGAAAGGGGGTTCCGTGTCTCATTGCCATTCATCAAAACCCCACCGGCAACGCCAAAAATATCGCACTGGCCTATGCGAAAGCGATTGGCGGAACACGGGCTGGCGTTATCGAGACCACCTTTAAAGAGGAGACCGAGACCGATCTCTTCGGCGAGCAGGCGGTGCTGTGTGGGGGAGCCACAGCTTTGGTGAAAGCCGGCTTTGAGACTCTGGTGGAGGCCGGCTACCAGCCCGAAATCGCCTATTTCGAGTGCTTGCACGAGCTAAAACTTATTGTAGATCTCATGTATGAGGCGGGTATTGCCGGTATGCGTTACTCTATCTCCGATACGGCCCAATACGGAGATATGACGCGCGGGCCGCGCCTTATTGACGACCACGTGCGCGCTACCATGCGCGAGATCCTTCAACAGATCCAGAGCGGAGAGTTCGCGAGGGAGTGGATTTTGGAGAA of Chthonomonas calidirosea T49 contains these proteins:
- the ilvC gene encoding ketol-acid reductoisomerase, whose protein sequence is MPATIYYDKDADLATLRGKKVAVIGYGSQGHAHALNLRDSGVDVVVGLRPGKSWHAAESDGHVVLPVAEAAEQADIIMILVNDEYQAALYKEAIEPHLKPGNALAFGHGFNIHFGQIVPPADVDVFMVAPKGPGHLVRRVFTEGKGVPCLIAIHQNPTGNAKNIALAYAKAIGGTRAGVIETTFKEETETDLFGEQAVLCGGATALVKAGFETLVEAGYQPEIAYFECLHELKLIVDLMYEAGIAGMRYSISDTAQYGDMTRGPRLIDDHVRATMREILQQIQSGEFAREWILENRAGRPVFRALDQRDRNHAIEQVGRQLRAMMSWVQQGGVQAQTQTQQQEEQTQSVSATGERIGRLEWEKK